gcatGGGCCCCCCTGCTCCATCCAATTTCTCAGTGTGTGTGTGACAATCACTCCCAGGCATTACAAATGACAACCCCCAGATTACTGccaaatttattttcttttttctttatcaaGCGGAATAAATATTagttgataaatctcctgctatTACTAAAGATGGCTGattgcagctgccactaggggagcGCAGTGtttaggaatttatacagttaccatttacTGGAATGGGAAGTTGCAGTGTTTTCTTGTGGTGAACAGGAGAAAGAGTTCAGCTctggggcccccttcccccagacCCCGTTAGTTGGTCTGCCTACATACACAACTGTCTCACGAAATGGAATGGAAGACACGTGAGATGAGTGAGCACATACAGATGCTCACGTGTGGATAATGTGAGAAAGGAGAGGAGTGGCATTTGACTGACTTTAAAATAGGCCAATGGTGACAGGAGTCAGCTAGCAATAGTAACCAGGTGCAATAATCTGGTTCCAAGAGTCatcttttgatttaaaaaaaaagaggactggAAAAGGGTACCCACTGTGGGGACTGTTTACTTAGCtattatgccaaaaagggctagATTCCAGGAGGGCCTGGTAATATAAATAGGAACATAGTATATGGAGACGAATGGTCAAGCTTCACATAAGTAGTGATgtgtggcataggcaatattcgttttcgcaatattttgccatttttttccgCATAACattcgcaataaattagcaaattctagaattcgtgatctccagtcattatgttTGTGATtgagcactaatgatgcacatatttatgGCGCAATACatgtaacttcacattttatcaggtctaagtagctATTACTAAttgatgcactaagtattgttgtgacatcacagcactatgtctgtagcatgtatgtatggacaacagagaaacagtaatacctatcacactacctaacaccctgcactggaacctatcagctgcactatatcactatctaacccaGAGTTCCCCAACTCCAGCACTCAGGGCACACTTGCTggtcaggatttaggagtatcccacagaatgaacacctgtggtaaatcctgatggatAGGCACTAATTATGtcagctgcccaatactaaggaaatcctgaaaacatgactggtaggtgggccctgaggactggagttgaggaccactgatctaacctacactgactatctcccactaaggatctgtactatatatatatatatatatatatatatatatatatatacacaagctaactatctaatgtaatttgataaggaataggatccagatgaaagcacagagcacagctatgtcactgatctctctctctctctctctctgaactgaaaaaaaatgcagaaaatggctgctggggagtttcatatttagtaaaggggtaggcaactttactatttgttgctagggatgttgctaagctctgacaaagatattgcagccttctcattggcccacaagcaagaagggaggttactgttgaaaaaaaaaaaaaaaatagaatattcacgattacgaatatataacactatattctacatctttgtaaattcttgaagtggcgatattcgcgataaaaatgtgcgattaaaatatttgcaatcaacactacacaTAAGAAGTTTACACTGTTCTTTAATAGTGGTGGAAACCAGGTGTATTAGGGTTACCTGCACATGTTGCAGATTTGTATGAGAAACCTGTATGAAATCTGCACAAAACTCACATTAAAAATGCACATAaatgtggattttggtgcagattttctggttatgttaacaaccccattgaagtataTAGGGAAAATCCCTCTACATAAGATGCAGAATCgaacaaacaattgacatgtacGGATTTCTCCGGATttctcattttccaaaggagctgtgaaaaatctaatgtggaatctgatcggtcgctatgggcaactaagccagatctacttttcaccagtttgataaatatgcCCCTGTGTTTTTTCCGCACAAAAATCTCTGTGGAAAAACCCCACAGGTTTAATTGGCTCAGTATATACAGAATGTCACAATTGCCAGGAGCCTACATTGAAGAACACCAGTACTCTTGTAGGTAAGGCAAGAGAGTGAGCCTAATGTGACCCTAGATAATGAATACAGAAATTTTAACCACTGCTCTTTGTCCATTCTGCAATGCAGTTCACGTGTCCATTGCCTTCTAAAGAAATTAGATATGGTTTATGTTTATGTGAAAATAACCAGCTAAGCTGAAGTTTGGGGTTGGTAGATATTATTAGTATTGGACTTAGAGCGGCATATGATGAGGCTAAGAATATCCGAACATCATTCATGTCAGGACTCACATCAGACAATGTTAATGTGTAGATCCATAGTGAATTATCAAGTCCAAATAGTACAACATATAGAGCAACTAGTAAGATTATAGCTCTTGAGGCTTTATAATGTTTCAGTCTCCTTTGGAGTCCATCCAAGTTCATCGTTCTTCTCACAATTCTTGCATGGTTAAGCAAAATGCCTACCATATAACTGCTTGCCAGAATCATGGCAGCCACAAAAACAAAATCCCGCATGGCATAAAACATTCCATTAATAATATATGATCTATAATTTAAGAAGTCTGCTTCACAATAGACAAGGTGAAGAGTGAATTCTGAAGTTGTTATATTTTTCGTAGCATTGGCATTCAGGATGAAGAAAGGATATGTACCTAGATTAATAATCCAAAAAGCTACAATTATGACCATGGCTCTTTGTGTTACTTTTTGCTTTAGGTAAATCCAGGTATGTTTCATTGGTGCAATGAGAATAGACTGGTGGCAGCTGAGCAAACTGGTGACACATATAGACATTGCTCGACTTACTCTGTACGTGTATATGACAAGCTTGCACTCTGTGTCATTGAGCAAGTTCTCAACACCTAAAGCAAAAAGGGACTGTGGTATTACACGTGAAAAGAGAACAAGGAAATTGAAGAAACACAAAACCGTCAATATTAAGTTGGTGGGGAGGAGTTTTTTTTCAATTATTCTTATATAAGTAAATTGTAAACAGATGAAGACGTTTCCTGGGATCCCAATTATAATCAAAAGTAGAAATCCAAATGCTTTTATAATCACATGGGACTCCATTATGACCTCTGGTAATCTGCAATAAAGTAAGTACATTATTAATATTTTtggacattttttgtttattggatttacattaCAGAATAAACAGGATGAACAAACAAATtcacaaacataaaaaaaattagctcatataaaatatgcaaatagTGTGGCACATGTAATGTATAGAGAGACATCTCTATACTTCCCATACTGTATTATGACGTTCTAGAAATGCTCCTAACTAACAGGAATATTACATAATATCGGAAAAACCTAAAATATTAATACAATACAAGATAAATACACTGCAAGATAAAAAGCCACATGCACTTACGGTAAATACTATTCAGCATAACAATGTCAATGAGGTGGATGGATTCCAATTGATAAATATCATCCAAAAGTCCTGACAGAAAAATCAATGAATGTTCCCGGTATATTGTCACAAATAGTATCCTGTGCGCCAAATGTAAACAATGTGTACACACACTCaaaggtagcggcgtcccgctatgtaAAATCGCCGGTGGCGTCCCACTGGGGAAAACTTCCTTGTGTTCCTTGTGACAGCCTTCCGAAGAATAAGAACGGTCTTACTGTGTAAATGAATGTTAGGACAACTGCTCAGCGAGATGGTCCTATGTTTGTCAGACCAGTACTCACGAGCGTCTCTCGTCCCCGTTGGTAGTTTGTTTGGCACGTGCAGCTAGACTCTGGCTTGTATGGTTAGTCTTACGCTGAATACTTCAACCTTCCATTCGCGTGGTGGGCGGTTTTTATAATATACAGCAGGCTAGTCACTTGCATCGGATGGCCATACACTTTGGGGTCCTGGctaaacgcgtttcagggtatctGGTCACCAgccattttggtttaaaaaatgcaattatggtgttaaattgaaataaataaaaaaagtatacatattaggtattgccatgtctgtaacaaccagctctataaaaatatcacatgacctaacccctcagttgaacacagtaaaaaaaaaaaaaaaaaactgtgccaaaaaaattgcaacacacaaaaaaggtgtatgccccccaagatagtaccaattaaactgtAACCTTATTCCaccaaaaattagaccctacctaaagacaattgccaaaaaaataactatgactctcagacaatggagacacgaAAATAAGATTTCTTTTTAttccaaaatgctattattgtgctaaagtgaaataaataaataaaaaattgtccataacaatatgctctataaaaatatcacatgacctaactcttcaggtgaacaccgtaaaaaataaaaacaatgccaaaaaagccatttttttcaccttacatcatttaaagtgcaacaccaagcgatcaaaaaggtgtatgctgccagaaatagaaccaatcaaaccgtcatctcatcctgcaaaaaattagcccctacctaagacaatcggtcaaaaaataaaaaaaagctatggctctcagactatggagacactaaaacataatttttttgtttaagaaatgctattattgtgttaaacttaaataaataagaaaaagtatacatattaggtattgccacgtccgtaacaacctgctct
This is a stretch of genomic DNA from Bufo gargarizans isolate SCDJY-AF-19 chromosome 3, ASM1485885v1, whole genome shotgun sequence. It encodes these proteins:
- the LOC122931626 gene encoding olfactory receptor class A-like protein 1, with the translated sequence MESHVIIKAFGFLLLIIIGIPGNVFICLQFTYIRIIEKKLLPTNLILTVLCFFNFLVLFSRVIPQSLFALGVENLLNDTECKLVIYTYRVSRAMSICVTSLLSCHQSILIAPMKHTWIYLKQKVTQRAMVIIVAFWIINLGTYPFFILNANATKNITTSEFTLHLVYCEADFLNYRSYIINGMFYAMRDFVFVAAMILASSYMVGILLNHARIVRRTMNLDGLQRRLKHYKASRAIILLVALYVVLFGLDNSLWIYTLTLSDVSPDMNDVRIFLASSYAALSPILIISTNPKLQLSWLFSHKHKPYLISLEGNGHVNCIAEWTKSSG